In Flavobacteriales bacterium TMED191, the following are encoded in one genomic region:
- the cyoE gene encoding protoheme IX farnesyltransferase, which yields MLIFKYFFVLNYIELLKPRLSATVLFSSLAGYILASQSFDIQILLKLMVGGLFLVGSSNGLNQVYEVNIDALMDRTKNRPLPTKRITLNAAFIFSLILGLLGIFILSTINFRCAFFGSLSCLIYVVGYTPLKTTTPLSGFIGAFPGAMPFMLGWVAVSNQFSLETGILFAIQFLWQFPHFWSIAWIRYQDYKKANIQLLPSGQRDHKSAFQIVFYTFWLIPISISPLLLDYFSIDSLIDLSIVGAVSVFLLGLYFLQKALVLLKSKSVIDAKKLMISSLIYLPVLQIIYIIDKFI from the coding sequence ATACTAATATTTAAATATTTTTTTGTGCTAAATTATATTGAATTATTAAAACCTAGATTATCGGCTACTGTTTTATTTTCCTCATTAGCAGGATATATTTTAGCATCACAATCCTTTGATATACAAATACTATTAAAGCTTATGGTGGGTGGTCTTTTTTTAGTTGGTTCCTCCAATGGATTAAATCAAGTTTATGAAGTTAATATCGATGCTTTAATGGATAGGACAAAAAATCGACCATTACCGACAAAAAGAATAACTTTGAATGCAGCTTTTATTTTCTCATTAATTTTAGGTCTTTTAGGAATATTTATCCTTTCAACAATTAATTTTAGATGCGCTTTTTTTGGATCCTTATCATGTTTAATATATGTTGTTGGATATACACCGCTTAAAACGACCACTCCTCTTTCAGGATTTATTGGTGCTTTCCCTGGGGCTATGCCTTTTATGCTTGGTTGGGTAGCTGTATCAAATCAATTTAGTCTTGAAACAGGTATTTTGTTTGCAATTCAATTTTTATGGCAATTTCCACATTTCTGGTCAATTGCATGGATAAGGTATCAGGATTATAAAAAAGCTAATATACAATTATTGCCATCTGGACAAAGAGACCATAAGTCTGCATTTCAAATTGTTTTTTATACTTTTTGGCTAATTCCAATTTCAATTTCTCCGTTATTATTAGATTATTTTTCAATTGATTCTTTAATTGACTTATCAATAGTTGGAGCTGTATCAGTTTTTTTACTTGGATTATACTTTTTACAAAAGGCACTAGTCTTGTTAAAATCAAAATCTGTAATTGATGCAAAAAAACTAATGATTTCTAGCTTAATTTATTTGCCTGTTTTACAAATTATTTATATTATAGATAAATTTATTTAA
- a CDS encoding heme-copper oxidase subunit III: protein MEIRNSNQKVFRAQDNLLMIAMFSVIMLFAGLTSAYIVSKAALASKWDIIQLSIMFYISTALIIISSVFAHFALKQCKLDNIKMTSRYLLLAIISGLLFFAFQFLGWRSMVLESKFLSGNNVSASYIYVLTITHFLHVVGGLISLVIIYFNSKNKKYNKLNFQGLKLGVRFWHFLGFVWIYLFLFLTLIN, encoded by the coding sequence ATGGAGATTCGTAATTCTAACCAAAAGGTATTTAGAGCGCAAGACAATTTATTAATGATAGCAATGTTCAGTGTTATTATGTTATTTGCTGGTTTAACTAGTGCTTATATTGTATCAAAAGCTGCATTAGCTAGCAAATGGGATATTATTCAACTTTCAATAATGTTTTATATAAGCACAGCTTTGATAATAATAAGTAGTGTATTTGCACATTTTGCATTAAAACAATGTAAGTTGGATAATATAAAGATGACATCACGTTATTTGTTATTAGCAATAATTTCAGGTTTACTTTTTTTTGCTTTTCAATTTTTAGGATGGCGCTCTATGGTTTTAGAAAGTAAATTTTTGTCTGGCAACAATGTATCTGCTTCATATATATATGTTTTAACTATTACTCATTTTTTACATGTTGTTGGCGGATTAATTTCTTTAGTGATAATATATTTTAATTCTAAAAATAAAAAATATAATAAACTAAATTTCCAAGGTTTAAAGTTAGGAGTTAGGTTTTGGCATTTTTTAGGATTTGTGTGGATTTATTTATTTTTATTTTTGACGTTAATTAATTAA